The genome window GGCGGGCGCTGTCAGGAGCCGCGCCTGAATCAGGAAGAGTAAAGCCTTGTTCGGCGGCACGCTTGCGCCATGCCTCGCGGCGGGCGCTTCTATCCATATTCGGGTTCATCTCCATCGGCGGCGCGGCTATCATCGACGAGTCCCCGTCGGCGCTCACAATCCGCACCTCGGTGTTCTCATTCAGGCTCTCGTGGCCCACCAGCACGATCCTCGTATTGTCGCTGAGACCGCTGATAACCTCCAGGGTATCGCTCTGGGTGATCCCCAGCACGATCCTGCGCCGGTGGACGACTGTCGATGAGTCGGCCTGGTCGATTACGAACACCTCGGGGCTTTCGGTTTCGGGGATCAGCGCCTGACGGGAGATAACCAGCGCGTCCTGATGGGATTCGATCAGGATGTAGAGGGTGCAGAACATGCCGGGCTTCAGATTCTCCTGGCCCTCGGTAACCCGGACAGTCACTTTTACCGTTCCCGTGGCCGGATCGACTACCGGGCTGATCATTTCCACCTCGCCGGCAAAACTTTTACCGGGGAACATCTCGGTCTGAATCCGCGCCTTGTCGCCGAGATCGATCCGGCCCATTTCCTTTTCGGGAACGAACATGCGAATCAGCAGCTTTTCGGTGTCCGCCAGATGAAACAGCACGGTGTTGACGCGGATCAGGTCGCCCCGCTCGATCAGCCGCTGGGTAATAATCCCGTCGAACGACGCCTCGATCGAGGCGTAGTCCAGGTTGAGGCTGGCGCGCTCGTACTGGCTTCGGGCGGTTTTGTAATTGTACTCGGCCTGGCCGACCTGTTCCTGGCTGGTCAGCTCCTGTTCGAGCATCTTGCGGCTGCGCTCGTATATTTCGCGGGTGTTCTCAAGCCTGGCCTCGGCCTCCTGCACGGCGATATTCAGCTCGCGTTTGTCCAGCTCGGCCAGCACCTGGCCGCTGCGGACAATGTCGCCCTCTTCCACGTTGAGCTTTTGCAGCAGGCCCTGCACCCGGGCCACCACCTCGACCTCGCGCAGGGCGTCGACATTCGCATTGCCGAATACGTAACTGGAAAGCTCGGTCCGGTAGGGCGTCATAATTTCGACAGGTACGGCTTTCTGGCGCATACCGCCCATCATCCCGCCGGGTCCTCCCCGGCCGCCGGCGAACTGTCCGCGCCGGGAGCGCTCGTCCCCCCCCGAACACCCGCCGATCATCGCCGCGACAGCGGCC of Candidatus Glassbacteria bacterium contains these proteins:
- a CDS encoding efflux RND transporter periplasmic adaptor subunit, which codes for MQHLKPVKTLILLAAVAAMIGGCSGGDERSRRGQFAGGRGGPGGMMGGMRQKAVPVEIMTPYRTELSSYVFGNANVDALREVEVVARVQGLLQKLNVEEGDIVRSGQVLAELDKRELNIAVQEAEARLENTREIYERSRKMLEQELTSQEQVGQAEYNYKTARSQYERASLNLDYASIEASFDGIITQRLIERGDLIRVNTVLFHLADTEKLLIRMFVPEKEMGRIDLGDKARIQTEMFPGKSFAGEVEMISPVVDPATGTVKVTVRVTEGQENLKPGMFCTLYILIESHQDALVISRQALIPETESPEVFVIDQADSSTVVHRRRIVLGITQSDTLEVISGLSDNTRIVLVGHESLNENTEVRIVSADGDSSMIAAPPMEMNPNMDRSARREAWRKRAAEQGFTLPDSGAAPDSARRREMRERWQRRNNSTGTESR